A section of the Bacillus pumilus genome encodes:
- a CDS encoding DNA cytosine methyltransferase, whose protein sequence is MKQIDLFREIIVDNFAGGGGASTGIELATGLSVDIAINHDPAAIAMHEVNHPDTEHYCESVWNVDPKEAVKGRKVGLAWFSPDCTHHSKAKGGKPVKQGIRGLAWIAVRWAIAVKPRVIMLENVEEFKDWGPISKEGKPIKEQKGQTFQSFVKTLESLGYEVQFRELTACDYGAPTIRKRFFMVARCDGKEIVWPKPTHADPKSLLVQTGKLKPWRSSYEIIDWSIGVPSIFSRKRPLVENTLKRIERGIEKFIVNNPSPVMVPDKSKAAFLISYYTEQSEKDVRGLSLDRPLHTITAGGNRFGLVTVAYLTKYYGQGVGQRLDEPLHTITTKDRFALTTVCTNGQRIADIGLRMLQPNELFAGQGFPPGYTFNIGNKSDQIRRVGNSVPPQFAEQLVRANLPELCVPVHMNKYYSKAN, encoded by the coding sequence ATGAAACAGATTGATCTTTTTAGAGAAATCATAGTGGACAACTTTGCAGGGGGCGGGGGAGCGAGTACAGGAATCGAGCTTGCGACAGGGTTATCAGTTGATATAGCCATCAATCATGATCCTGCTGCCATTGCAATGCATGAGGTAAATCATCCTGACACGGAGCATTATTGTGAATCTGTGTGGAATGTTGATCCGAAAGAAGCTGTTAAGGGGCGGAAAGTCGGTCTAGCATGGTTTTCTCCTGACTGTACACACCATTCAAAGGCAAAAGGCGGCAAGCCTGTAAAACAGGGTATCAGAGGGCTTGCGTGGATTGCTGTCAGATGGGCGATAGCAGTTAAGCCACGCGTCATCATGCTCGAGAACGTTGAGGAATTCAAAGATTGGGGGCCTATCTCTAAAGAAGGTAAACCGATCAAGGAACAAAAGGGACAGACATTTCAATCATTCGTCAAAACGCTGGAATCACTTGGATATGAAGTGCAGTTCAGAGAGTTAACGGCTTGTGACTATGGAGCGCCAACCATACGAAAGAGGTTTTTCATGGTTGCTAGGTGTGATGGAAAAGAAATCGTATGGCCGAAGCCAACACATGCAGATCCTAAAAGCCTTCTTGTTCAAACGGGAAAGCTCAAGCCGTGGCGATCTTCTTACGAAATTATAGATTGGTCCATAGGGGTCCCTAGTATATTCAGCAGGAAACGGCCGTTAGTCGAAAATACGTTGAAAAGAATTGAGAGAGGTATTGAGAAATTCATTGTAAATAATCCAAGTCCTGTAATGGTGCCGGATAAGAGCAAAGCCGCTTTCTTGATTAGCTATTACACAGAGCAATCAGAAAAGGATGTAAGAGGTCTTTCGCTTGATCGTCCATTACACACAATCACAGCTGGCGGCAATAGATTCGGACTAGTCACCGTTGCCTATTTGACTAAGTATTACGGCCAAGGAGTAGGCCAACGATTAGATGAGCCATTGCATACCATTACAACCAAAGACCGATTTGCATTAACAACTGTTTGCACAAATGGTCAGAGAATTGCTGACATCGGATTACGTATGTTGCAACCGAACGAACTATTTGCAGGGCAGGGATTCCCGCCTGGATATACATTTAACATCGGTAATAAATCGGACCAAATACGCAGGGTGGGGAATAGTGTTCCACCGCAATTTGCGGAGCAGTTGGTGAGAGCGAATTTACCTGAACTATGTGTACCTGTACACATGAACAAATATTATAGCAAAGCAAACTAA
- a CDS encoding DUF6877 family protein: MEFKPPENMSYEGLWMALEDIKRRIGDAVLSGDRINSPYIKGQRTKAETIKDELLRRFDHQTKAE; this comes from the coding sequence ATGGAGTTTAAACCACCTGAAAACATGTCATATGAAGGGCTTTGGATGGCTCTGGAAGACATCAAACGACGAATAGGGGATGCGGTGCTGTCTGGTGATCGCATCAATAGCCCTTACATCAAAGGACAAAGAACAAAAGCTGAAACAATTAAAGATGAGCTGCTACGCCGGTTTGATCATCAGACCAAAGCAGAATAA
- a CDS encoding YopX family protein, which yields MREIKFRGWYGSRIGMMEPTFDGDINEIFADKHGDYMQYTGLKDKNGVEIYEGDIVVDDQKNSAQVVFDDGCFCVIGYLGDQRPHPLRDYLFCGKTFEVIGNIYQNPDLYPDLL from the coding sequence ATGAGAGAAATCAAGTTTAGAGGTTGGTATGGAAGTAGAATTGGGATGATGGAACCCACATTTGATGGTGATATCAATGAAATTTTCGCTGATAAACATGGTGATTATATGCAGTACACCGGATTGAAGGATAAAAACGGCGTTGAGATTTATGAGGGGGATATCGTAGTTGATGACCAAAAGAACTCAGCACAAGTTGTCTTTGATGATGGATGTTTTTGCGTAATTGGTTACTTAGGAGACCAACGACCTCATCCACTTCGTGATTATCTGTTTTGTGGGAAGACTTTTGAGGTCATCGGAAATATCTATCAAAATCCTGATCTATATCCTGATCTATTGTAG
- a CDS encoding DNA-methyltransferase: protein MDLNQIIQGDCIKVVQSLPPDTIQTVITSPPYWGLRDYGMTEQIGLEETVQEYIQKIVSLFREIKRVLKDDGTVWLNLGDAYAGSGRGRIANGQAHPGIEHKQSVGQRSGVINLSNKVTGLKSKDLIGLPWRVAFALQEDGWYLRKDIVWNKPNAMPESVRDRPTSSHEYIFLLSKSQKYYYDHEAIKEEAAYKLFPDPPRGSRGAFGLEQLGRREDKPRGSFKGKYGDLSFRAIRNKRNKRSVWTVATKPTKDAHFATYPVELIEPCVLAGCPVDGIVLDPFMGSGTTGIAAIKHSRNFIGIELNPEYIKIANKRLNGVQIELLHHL from the coding sequence ATGGACCTGAATCAAATCATTCAAGGCGATTGCATAAAGGTTGTTCAGTCGCTGCCGCCGGATACAATTCAAACCGTGATCACTAGCCCGCCTTATTGGGGGTTAAGAGATTACGGAATGACTGAGCAAATCGGTTTAGAAGAAACCGTTCAAGAATACATTCAAAAAATCGTTTCTTTATTCAGAGAGATTAAGAGAGTTTTAAAGGATGATGGCACTGTCTGGCTGAATCTAGGAGACGCTTATGCTGGAAGCGGTCGTGGAAGAATTGCGAACGGCCAAGCGCATCCAGGTATTGAACATAAACAGTCTGTTGGTCAAAGAAGCGGTGTTATAAATCTTTCAAACAAAGTAACCGGATTAAAATCAAAAGATTTAATAGGCTTGCCGTGGCGCGTTGCTTTCGCTCTCCAAGAAGATGGCTGGTACCTGAGAAAAGACATTGTTTGGAACAAACCAAATGCCATGCCGGAGAGTGTGAGGGATAGACCGACATCCTCACACGAATATATTTTTCTTCTCTCAAAATCACAAAAGTATTATTACGATCATGAAGCAATTAAAGAAGAAGCTGCTTACAAACTGTTTCCGGATCCACCAAGAGGATCACGAGGCGCATTCGGATTGGAACAACTAGGGCGGAGAGAGGACAAGCCCCGCGGCTCATTCAAAGGAAAGTATGGTGATCTGTCTTTTAGAGCTATCAGAAATAAGCGGAATAAGCGTTCAGTCTGGACCGTTGCAACCAAGCCAACCAAAGACGCTCACTTTGCAACATATCCAGTGGAGCTGATAGAGCCGTGTGTATTAGCTGGCTGCCCCGTAGATGGCATTGTATTGGATCCATTCATGGGATCAGGAACAACAGGTATAGCGGCAATAAAGCATAGTAGAAATTTTATCGGAATTGAATTGAATCCTGAATATATAAAGATTGCAAACAAACGCTTAAACGGCGTGCAAATTGAACTGTTGCATCACCTATAA